One genomic window of Monodelphis domestica isolate mMonDom1 chromosome 1, mMonDom1.pri, whole genome shotgun sequence includes the following:
- the CMPK2 gene encoding UMP-CMP kinase 2, mitochondrial, with amino-acid sequence MAFVPRLGDFILRFLEKMRPSQVPISCLQSTDMHTPDLGQDRRFVLELPDSGLAHFALCCDKTDRGALAPSDPRLETFLLAPGRSYSVFVPVAPGSGYGARIRAARQHQHLIKQLSQVPFQQCQLRRLLSYSPGSPPGSTEKGFVLWDPRDCLETERALQGLLVACEAPRPHLGVFEADLSGQLWQRQWELLGGAGDGGLKPVGKARVVPTKEPQLHPAVPDLPLSVVFPSLEEVRKVFKECTSLIPEAQEVLNLVDKCPKNVQKGKFPVIAIEGLDATGKTTVTHSIAKTMNAVFLKSPPPCISQWRKIFDNEPAIIRRAYYSLGNYIIASEIAKASTQAPVIVDRYWHSTAAYAIATEISGLPHYLPPAHHPIYQWPKDLLKPDIILLLTTTPKERELRIQERGLEKTKEEEELEVNKLFREKVEMSYKRMENPGCHLVDAGPERGEVIQNVLDVIKKYCTSL; translated from the exons ATGGCCTTCGTCCCTCGTCTAGGCGACTTCATCCTCAGGTTTTTGGAGAAGATGCGGCCGTCGCAGGTGCCAATTTCCTGCCTCCAGTCCACGGATATGCACACGCCCGACCTGGGCCAGGATCGCCGCTTCGTCTTGGAGCTGCCAGATTCTGGGCTGGCTCATTTCGCCCTCTGCTGTGACAAAACGGACCGTGGCGCCTTGGCCCCCAGCGATCCCCGGCTAGAGACGTTCCTCCTCGCGCCGGGGCGCAGCTACTCCGTGTTCGTACCTGTGGCCCCAGGCTCGGGCTACGGGGCCCGGATTCGGGCTGCGCGCCAGCACCAGCACCTGATAAAACAACTTAGCCAGGTTCCTTTCCAGCAGTGCCAGCTGCGGCGCTTGCTCTCCTACTCTCCGGGCAGCCCGCCGGGGAGCACGGAGAAGGGTTTCGTACTGTGGGATCCCAGAGACTGCTTGGAGACCGAGCGCGCCTTGCAGGGGCTGCTGGTTGCCTGTGAGGCCCCGCGCCCACATCTGGGCGTGTTCGAGGCTGACCTCAGTGGCCAGCTGTGGCAGAGGCAGTGGGAGCTGCTAGGAGGAGCAGGAGATGGAGGGCTGAAGCCGGTGGGTAAAGCACGAGTGGTGCCCACTAAGGAGCCCCAGCTTCACCCTGCTGTCCCAGACCTACCCCTCTCTGTGGTGTTTCCCAGTCTTGAAGAAGTCAGAAAGGTTTTTAAGGAG TGTACATCTTTAATTCCTGAAGCACAAGAAGTCCTTAATTTGGTGGATAAATGCCCAAAGAATGTCCAGAAGGGAAAATTCCCTGTCATTGCTATTGAAGGCTTGGATGCTACTG GCAAAACTACAGTGACTCACTCCATTGCAAAAACAATGAATGCTGTCTTCTTAAAGTCACCACCACCCTGTATCAGCCAGTGgagaaaaatatttgataatGAGCCAGCAATCATCAGGCGGGCATATTACTCTCTGGGAAACTATATCATTGCTTCTGAAATAGCTAAAGCATCTACCCAGGCTCCTGTAATTGTAGACAG GTACTGGCACAGCACAGCTGCCTATGCAATTGCCACTGAGATAAGTGGCCTTCCCCACTACCTACCTCCAGCTCACCACCCCATATACCAGTGGCCCAAGGACTTGCTCAAACCTGATATCATCTTGCTGCTAACTACGACTCCCAAGGAGAGGGAACTTCGGATCCAGGAACGTGGGCTGGAAAAAACTAAAGAAGAAGAGGAGCTGGAAGTCAATAAGTTATTTCGTGAAAA AGTGGAAATGTCCTATAAGAGGATGGAGAACCCTGGATGTCACTTGGTGGATGCTGGCCCAGAAAGAGGAGAAGTCATCCAGAATGTTTTAGATGTAATTAAAAAGTATTGTACCTCACTATAG